The following coding sequences lie in one Glycine soja cultivar W05 chromosome 16, ASM419377v2, whole genome shotgun sequence genomic window:
- the LOC114390476 gene encoding probable magnesium transporter NIPA4, protein MATSSSSSSWREGMSSDNIKGLCLALSSSFFIGASFIVKKKGLKKAGASGIRAGSGGYSYLYEPLWWVGMITMIVGEIANFAAYAFAPAILVTPLGALSIIISAALAHIILRERLHIFGILGCVLCVVGSTTIVLHAPQEREIESVSEVWDLAMEPAFLFYAAMVITATFILIFHFIPLYGQTHIMVYIGVCSLVGSLTVMSVKALGIVIKLTLSGMNQLIYPQTWAFTLVVLVCVLTQMNYLNKALDTFNTAVVSPIYYVMFTTFTIVASVIMFKDWDRQSPTQVITEICGFVTILSGTFLLHKTKDMADGLQTSLSIRLPKHSEEDGFDGGEGIPLRRQESMRLP, encoded by the exons ATGGCGACTTCTTCGAGTTCTTCGAGCTGGCGCGAGGGCATGTCCTCCGACAACATAAAGGGACTGTGCCTCGCTCTCTCTTCTAGCTTCTTCATCGGCGCCAGCTTCATTGTCAAAAAGAAGGGTTTGAAGAAGGCCGGTGCTAGTGGAATCAGGGCCG GAAGTGGAGGTTATTCTTACTTGTATGAGCCGCTTTGGTGGGTGGGAATGATAACAA TGATTGTTGGAGAGATTGCCAATTTTGCAGCTTATGCATTTGCCCCAGCTATATTGGTCACCCCTCTTGGTGCTCTTAGCATTATTATCAg TGCTGCTCTTGCTCATATTATTTTACGGGAGAGGCTACATATTTTTGGAATTCTCGGTTGTGTTTTGTGTGTTGTGGGATCTACGACAATTGTTTTGCATGCACCTCAAGAACGGGAAATTGAATCTGTTTCAGAAGTGTGGGATCTTGCTATGGAACCAG CATTTCTCTTTTATGCAGCTATGGTTATAACAGCTACTTTTATCCTTATCTTCCACTTCATTCCTCTCTATGGCCAGACACACATAATGGTTTATATTGGTGTTTGTTCCCTTGTAGGTTCTCTAACG GTTATGAGTGTTAAGGCTCTTGGAATTGTCATAAAGTTAACACTGTCTGGGATGAATCAGCTAATTTACCCTCAGACTTGGGCATTCACTCTAGTTGTACTTGTTTGTGTTCTTACCcaaatgaattatttaaataag GCACTGGATACTTTTAATACGGCAGTGGTATCTcctatatattatgttatgttCACAACATTTACCATTGTGGCTAGTGTTATTATGTTTAAG GACTGGGATAGACAAAGTCCAACACAAGTTATCACAGAAATATGTGGGTTTGTGACCATTCTATCAGGAACTTTTCTTCTTCACAAAACTAAGGATATGGCTGATG GTTTACAAACATCTTTATCTATTAGACTTCCTAAGCATTCAGAAGAGGATGGCTTTGATGGTGGTGAAGGCATTCCTCTTAGACGGCAAGAATCCATGAGATTGCCATGA